TGGGAGAAGCTCTTCCATTGCAGTAGCAGCTTCTTCATCAGATACAGTTGAAGCATGATTGTCAGACTTCCATTGCCAAGTTGACCCAACAGAAACAGTACGGGGACCTTGGAATGCCAGCCATGCATCAGATAAGATTGAAGGACTCTGACTACCATATTTTTCTCTGCGGGAAATAAATGCAACAATGAGATAGTTTCAACTGCTGTTGCAACAAGTTAAAACTCACAGAAGCACCTTACACTGTGTCTGATGGCAGCTGGAATTCAGCAATAACTCCTCTGCAGGTTCTAAGAGGCAGCTTATTTGCGAGTTCCGGAAGTGAACTAGCATTGGCTCCAAGGCAGATGATCACGGAATCATAGTCTCCTGCTCATGTTTAATAGGGTCTTTAGGCATAAAAGAAGTTGATGCTGTAATACAGATACAGTTGCTAACAGAAAAGGTTGATACTGAAAACAGTTACTTCCGTGGGGCCGTACAAGAGTTCAATTTTAACATTTTCCTTAACAGGGGCTGCTGAACTGATAAGTTGTAAACTGAGAAGACATCATCTATTTCAGTTTAAATTGCATCCAAAATATAAAGGACAATATTTCAAAATCTTAAGTTCATGTAGTAAAGTATTATTTCTTGCTTTCTTGGGAGATTGTCAGAGGGTACCTGACAGTTGTTGTAGGTTATCAATACGTTTGTGGTACATATTGAACTCCCTTTCTTCACTAGGTGATGTAGATGCTTCGTCAGCCATATTTTGGCATGCAAGGAACAATGCCTGCAGAAACACAAGAATTAAAGTGTCTCAACATATCAAGAATATAAGATGGCAGACAATTAATGATGAAACAAAGCATGAAAGTGTGCAGCACCTGTAAATATTTCTTAGGGTTGATGTTCAGTGCTAGTGGCATATAAACTGCAAACTTGAGTGGCACACATAAGCCGGGGATCAAATGTTGTGCAGCATCCGAATCTAGAACTTGGAGGCTGCAACTCTGGAGGCAACTCTGACTCTGAGCATTCTAACTTGAATAGGTTGAAGCAATCAAAATCACGCAccagaaaacacaaaaataagcACCTGAGCTTAGCTTCGCAATCTCAATCCAGCAGTACCTCTAGCAATATGTCAGCAGCCTTCTCCGTTGTAGGTGGACGCAAAATTCCCCTACTCAGCAAAAGTATCCAGATCAAATTATCAATAGGTCAAACATGAACAAAAGCAAAGAGTAAAAAAATGCTCTCTACAAGGAACAAATGATTGCCTTCTCCAGATAAGGGCCTCATCTTCACTAGTCCCATCTGATCCGGTGGCTCCATTCGCTTGCTCTGCGCTGCGTAGGAGATCCATACACTCTTTCCAGAATTCAGCTCCTCTCCAGAGAAGCTTCACTGCAGTTAAACCAGGAATTCATGTGTCTACCAAACATAGGCTGGATGCAAATTTGTGTTCGGGTAGCATAAGACATAAGCACTAAGCACTAAGCAGAGCAAAATCAAGTGGAACCACGGACTGAAATGCTTGCGAATTACGATGATGGAGAAGGAGACCTTTGGGCGAGTACGGATGGAGAAGCCCTCCCGAGACTCCAGAGGCGCCTCCGCCTACGCCGTTCTCGTCGTAAACGTCCACAGTCACACGGGAATTCTTCGGGCTATGCTGCAACCAGTTACCAGACAGCGTCGGTTCAGAGGAAGCTCGGTCCCTGTGACAAGAAGCGAGGCCAGAGccggagggagaggagaagatTACCTTGAGGAGGTGCCACGCGACGGAGAGCCCCGCGAAGCCAGCGCCGAGGACCGCGTAGCGGAGAGGGCGGCCGCCGTTGCCGTGACAccccgccggcgaggacgatGACGCGGCTGAGGATGTGACGGCTCTTCTGGAACACGAGCCGAGGGTCGGGAGTAGACGGGGccagggagggagagaggacgGGAGCCGTGGGCAgcgtggcggcggcatggAGGAAACGGCGGCTCCTGCTTCTCCGGATAGAAGACGGCGGGCGGTGGGAGGCGGCGCAACACTCGGCCCGAAGAGTAATACTCCAGTGTGGGTTGGGCTAAGGCCTGGCCGCCAAACGAAGGAGAGCGATATTGGCCGTTTCGGGCTTGGAGAGCGATAAACAGTTGCCAGTTTGGATAATTCGGAATTTCGGAGAAACAAAGCTCACCATTTCAGTTTCTTTTGAAACAAGAATAGTTTGAAACAAGAATAGTTTTAAAACATAATATGTATACATGCAAAAAAAGTAGAACAGCATGACTTATTTCAGCTGTAAAAGATACTTTACACATGTAAgctgtactccctccgtttctaaatatttagaaacagaggacATGACAATTTTGTGTATGTATAATTCCACAACATACTACTCGTAGAATAATAAATACGGGTAGTACTCATCTAAAGTATAactgggcatgggtggcccggcccgaagcccaACGTCCCAGGCCGGGCTCGGACCTTAGTTTTCagtcccaagcccggcccAAAGACCCAAAAAAAGCACGAAATGACAAAAACAGGTATATTTTAGGAAAAATAgatataaaaatcatttatttatttcgaaaataattattttaatgtttAAATGGCATATTTTCAGGGTTTCGAGCCAGGCCGGGCTCAGActtcaggtttgaccgtctggttttatgaagcccggcccgaaccTGGCCCGGCCCGAGGTTTGCCCAGTATAATCTAAAGGTTGAGACTAGGTTATCTCAAAGCACCCAGCATGATCCTATACAGACAACAAATAACGTTCTGGCACGACAGAAAATACCATAACCAGACTTTACATCGATAATAGCATCTAGGCAAACCGATACAGAGCTTCACGCAAACTGCCGTTAGCAAGTGATGTACAGTAACAAAGTGCATATCCCAACTTACAATGCTGTAAAAGGCCTGCCTGCAATTTCACCATAGCAAAACACCAATATGTGCCCTAGAACCTAATGTAATTCAGCCACACTTGCAACTCCGGCATGTTTCTCCGTTACCTCATCATGTTCCTCCATTTATCCTTCAAGTCCACCTACAAGATACAGCCGGTTACTACATGAAGTTTAGTAAACAAAAGaacttcaaaattcaaatactCACCGCTGTTCTACCAATAAAAACATCGGGATTGTGGATCAAAATATCCTTCCAGTTGCTGCTACCAAACCTTCACGAGACACAAATAGGGAGAAGCGGTAAGAATCATACAAGAAAATAGCAGAAACTGCTTTGAGGCACAACTTAAACAGCAATTGTGTAGAATGAGGAGGAGTTATCTAATAATGAATTCCAACAGGAAAACAAAAGACATACTGATCCACACCCTTCCTTAatgtttcttcttctaccGAGCTCCACTTCCTTGCCCTTCTACGCTTAGCTTTATTATCTGCCAGTTGCAAAGGAGAAACTTGGTTTCTCCTTGGGCTAGGCAAATGTGGTATATGTGATTGAGATCTTGAACCCTCAGGATCAAGCGAGTCTTCCCACTGCAAGCAAgctttttttgagcgaaatcACCAAAATCTACTGTTGGGCTTATACTATGAACCTATCCTACATACTAAGAAAAGCCCCCTAGAGGCCAAAGCACTCAAATCACACTTCTATTCTAATTTACTTCTTCAAATGTACACTGCTAGTCGGCACGCAAGGAGAAAGCTGGAAAACATGTTTTAGTAAGGATTATTCATCATTCTAAATTAAGGACCTACCTGAATTCAGCTAAATCTCTAGAACAACAAGTACCAACACCTAATTGCTGTACTTCCATTAGATACTCTTCTGTCATGGATAAAAAGGCAGCTTATAGAATTTTCTAACATGGTATCCAGTTTCCTCAGGAAGCACCAGAAGGGACAACAGCAGTTGACAGTAGCAACATGGAAAGCAATTCATATTCAGAACATACAAAAATAACCAtatagaaaatatatattcgtaagaaagaaatacaaacaaataaatagtactccctccgatccataaaagtGTCACctattttgtactaatttagtacaaattttgtactgagtgggtgacactttttatggatcaaagggagtagtatttaagACATTCATTGACATGATAAGGGCAATGTGCCAATGTCATAGCATAGTTTCTTTCAGTTCTTAAATATGACAAAGACGGACTGCAGTTTTCTCAAGTTCACTTTAGTTGATTAAAGTGAATGAAACATGTACCATCCTGAAAAGGCATTAAATAAATTATATACACAAAGAAAACTCACCTGAAAAGTCCGTGCTGTAGAGTTCCAATCCATAAGGCTGGATAGTGTGCCTTTCCTCGATGCCTCACCTTGATTATTAAGAGCACttggaccagcagcagcactacAACTCGCTGCCTGATTATTGACTTCTTCAGCATTGATATCAACTGCCTTATCCATCCTTGCAGCCAACACCTCATCTGCAGCTGCTTTTGCAGCTGGTAGTGGATCTTCGACGGCACTATGAAGGTCGGCACAGCTTGATTTTAGGGCATCTAAAACCTTATGAACTTCAGGCGTCGAAATTGGATTTACATTAGAGGTAGGTTCTTCAAGTCTGCTCAAAATTTCACGAGCTCTTTCTTCCCCAGCTGTAAGTTCCATTATTGTGTCATCAATTATTGACAGATAACAATCTTGTACACAATAGGATCTGAATGCACTAGCATAAAATAATTCCAGCTGCCATTTGAAACATAGGAGTGCTGCGCAGACAGGAACAGGCCCAACAAACAGGAATCCTAAACTACTATACCAAGGTGcataaataataataaatgcACAAAATCAACTGGAAACAAAACTGTAGTTCAAGCAAAATGTACTGGAAACTAATGAAGTGTGGGGCAACAATTAATTTTACTAGGAAACTAAAAAGACTTGAAAGTAAGTACTAAGGACATATATGATATAGATTGATCTATAATGTAAAGAAAGTTGCAGAAAGAGGATCTACAAACAAAACCTTCATGGATCTTTTTTTAAAGCACCATAGGGGAGGAAGGCCCAACTGAACGATATCAATTATAAAAGGGGCCCAAGGCAAAGGAGTTCATACAGAAAAGGGAGCACCGAAAAAAAGCGACCGCCTAGGGCAGGCATGCGAGCGAGAGCAACGCCAGCGCCAGAGCAGGAGGTCCTCAGCGATGGCGTGGACCACCGCACAAGAGGAAGGAGACCATTCCTTGAACACCTTTGGGTTCTGGCTGTGCCAGATGTTCTACAATTCACTGCCTCATTATTTACTTCTTTACCATTGATATCAACTGCCTTATCCATCCTTGCAGCCAACACCTAAATGGCCCAGTCTTGTGGAACATATTCAACTCCTAACAGTTACAAATATAACATTCTGTCCATTTAAGTCCCTAAGCTAGATGAACATGTCCCCTAAATTCTTGTCCGGCTTTCCTTTTTCGAATaataaaaaacagaagaaaatcCCGATGCTATTCTATTTCCATAAACTAAAGCATTGCCACATGTAAAGCAAGTGAGGCTCAAATCATAACACGACAGTGCAGAGAGGCAATGTTTCTAACATGAAAACAAAACAGCCTTAATATGAAATTATAGCCTACCACCTGCAAGAAACTACCAAGAGTGCATGATGTTTACACATGAATTTTAGTTGCTGTTGAATGTAagccataattcttgtctcaaatttgcccaaaaatgcaTGTATATCCCTAAAATgcgtccagatacatgtaatattttgacaataattatggaacagagggagtacaacacaATATCTAGCTTCACTATCATGgcaaaataacaaaatatttAGAGCTTCTATCTCCAGTTGAAACTTCTGATTGACCAAATTCTAAGCAGTTTCAGTTTAAGATACTCCTAGAAGACAGGGATTCTCTCTCCATCCACCCTTCTGGAatcaaaaggcaaaaacataAACATGCGGGCAACTTTTAAAAATCCCACTTAATCACAATACTTCTTCTCTGAATCCAATCCAATACAATGCTGCACCGAATACATATGGATGGCCATAATAGAATCCTCACCAAGCATGCGGTACTTGGCGCGGATGGATTCCTCCGCGGCGCGCCACGTCTCCACAGCGCCGTCCCCAACAATCCGCTCGGCCGCAACCTCCAGCTGCGATGGGCCGATTGCGGCCCACTCGGCCACTAGGAGCTCCCTGacccgctcctccgccgcggcccggCCGCCCCACAGCCCCCTCAGCACGGACTGCGAGAAGGCGTTCCCGACGGCGGCCTCGAACTGGtccgcgacggcgacggcctcGGGGGAGACGAGCGCGGGGTCCCCGCCCTCATCGAccgcgcggcgcgcgcggccgtCGGGGCGCGCGAAGAGGGCacccgcggcggcgtcgaagtcgggcgcggaggcggcgaggaatgcggcgacggcgaggtgggcggcggcgatggcgggcGCGGGGGTGGGTAGGGATGCGAGGAGCTGGAGGGTGTCGAGCGCGGCCGGGGAGACGGGGTCGGAGCCGAGGCGTCGGAGGAGCACggagcggaggaggcgccgggTGGGGCGCGAGGGGAAGGGGAGCTCCGCGAGGAGCGCgttggccgccgcggccggggTGGAGGGGTCCCCCACGACGTGGTCCAGGATCAGGGACGCGTCCGCCGGCGTCAGGCGCGGCATctccgccgccgttccggGCGCGGGTTTGAGAGGGGAAGAGCGGGGAAGCGAAGCGGACGGTGGTTCAATGCCCCAAGCGGACGTTTGGGTTTCAATACCTcggttcagacttcagactTTCAGAGACATCCACCGTAAAATGAGCAAAGTACGGGTTTCAGAGAAGTACTCACCTcagttccataatttttgttaaaatattacatgtatttagatattttttagaaacagatacattcatttttgtcaaatttgataaaaattatgaaacagagaaaGTAATATCGTAAGTTCACAGAATCTCGACTTCAGAAATTAAAGCATCACGAAGTTGAAATGATGGAGAAAGTATCAGCCTATCACCATGTAAATTTCAGCGCAACATGTTACAGCAAAGTCACTAAAGATAACCTGGGGAACATTGTTGTAGAGAGAAGCACATTTCCGTGCCGAATGTGCGTTTCCCAGCCCCCGTATCTTCCAAGTACAAGGTGCTAAAGCCCTTTTCTAGCTTGAGCAGCTGGCATAAAAGACCTGTTGTACCTCTTCATAACTTCATGCACCTGAGAGCTAGTAAGAGGACACAAGCACAAACTGCATTTGTTACAGGCTTTCTGGACATCGATCGCAGGCAGTAAACAAGGCTCTGTGTAGACCACGAGCCGTATACAACAGATCTCCACCAGCTGTTTGCCATAACACCTCATGTACATGCTCTTACAAATTTTGCCTTTCGCGTTTTGGAAAGCACCACAGCAGGTGTCAAGCAACCCTCTCCATCCTCGTCAGCTCTACATTTGCACCTTATTCATGTACAGAGTTAAGGGCATCTATTTCTGCGGTTGTGTCTTCGTAGGGGAAGCCGCCATGGCCCGTAGCCTCTTGACAACCTCCGTGAAGCTCGGCCTCTCTGACGGCTCAGCCGACCAGCACTGCTCCATCAGCGACCTCCACTGAGGATCGCATGACTCGGGCACTTCAGGTCGCAGGGTGTTATTCACTATCCCGCCTGGTTGTAGTCAGAACAATGTTCAGGAACAA
This is a stretch of genomic DNA from Brachypodium distachyon strain Bd21 chromosome 1, Brachypodium_distachyon_v3.0, whole genome shotgun sequence. It encodes these proteins:
- the LOC100828753 gene encoding uncharacterized protein LOC100828753 — its product is MPPPRCPRLPSSLPPWPRLLPTLGSCSRRAVTSSAASSSSPAGCHGNGGRPLRYAVLGAGFAGLSVAWHLLKHSPKNSRVTVDVYDENGVGGGASGVSGGLLHPYSPKVKLLWRGAEFWKECMDLLRSAEQANGATGSDGTSEDEALIWRRGILRPPTTEKAADILLENAQSQSCLQSCSLQVLDSDAAQHLIPGLCVPLKFAVYMPLALNINPKKYLQALFLACQNMADEASTSPSEEREFNMYHKRIDNLQQLSGDYDSVIICLGANASSLPELANKLPLRTCRGVIAEFQLPSDTVEKYGSQSPSILSDAWLAFQGPRTVSVGSTWQWKSDNHASTVSDEEAATAMEELLPKASAVYPGISKWDYIRARAGIRAMPPLTANGSLPLLGCLNDVIGTRSNCAFWLVGGLGARGLLYHGLVGKLTAKAAISGDENMIPSEFTCWKTIKASK
- the LOC100830298 gene encoding uncharacterized protein LOC100830298 isoform X1, whose amino-acid sequence is MPRLTPADASLILDHVVGDPSTPAAAANALLAELPFPSRPTRRLLRSVLLRRLGSDPVSPAALDTLQLLASLPTPAPAIAAAHLAVAAFLAASAPDFDAAAGALFARPDGRARRAVDEGGDPALVSPEAVAVADQFEAAVGNAFSQSVLRGLWGGRAAAEERVRELLVAEWAAIGPSQLEVAAERIVGDGAVETWRAAEESIRAKYRMLAGEERAREILSRLEEPTSNVNPISTPEVHKVLDALKSSCADLHSAVEDPLPAAKAAADEVLAARMDKAVDINAEEVNNQAASCSAAAGPSALNNQGEASRKGTLSSLMDWNSTARTFQWEDSLDPEGSRSQSHIPHLPSPRRNQVSPLQLADNKAKRRRARKWSSVEEETLRKGVDQFGSSNWKDILIHNPDVFIGRTAVDLKDKWRNMMR
- the LOC100830298 gene encoding uncharacterized protein LOC100830298 isoform X2 encodes the protein MPRLTPADASLILDHVVGDPSTPAAAANALLAELPFPSRPTRRLLRSVLLRRLGSDPVSPAALDTLQLLASLPTPAPAIAAAHLAVAAFLAASAPDFDAAAGALFARPDGRARRAVDEGGDPALVSPEAVAVADQFEAAVGNAFSQSVLRGLWGGRAAAEERVRELLVAEWAAIGPSQLEVAAERIVGDGAVETWRAAEESIRAKYRMLAGEERAREILSRLEEPTSNVNPISTPEVHKVLDALKSSCADLHSAVEDPLPAAKAAADEVLAARMDKAVDINAEEVNNQAASCSAAAGPSALNNQGEASRKGTLSSLMDWNSTARTFQWEDSLDPEGSRSQSHIPHLPSPRRNQVSPLQLADNKAKRRRARKWSSVEEETLRKGLVAATGRIF